AGGCCGGCTTCGGTCGCCGCGACCGCGAGGGCCGCGATGCGCCCGTGGAACCGGAACGCTCCGCGGTCGAACGCGGCGACGGTGATGCCCTTCGCCTTGGCCGCTTCCGCGAGCTTCTTACCGACTTCCGCGGCGGCCTTCACGTTCCCGCCGTGCTTCAAGCCCGAGGCCTTGCCCTGGCTCGTTGCCGCGGCGATCGTGACGCCGTTCAGGTCGTCGATGAGCTGCGCGGAAATATGCAGGTTGCTCCGGTTCACGCTGAGCCGGGGCTTCGTGGGCGTGCCGTAGATGGCCTTGCGCACGCGGTACCGCCGCCGCTCCGACCGCTTCAATTTGAGTTTTTGTGCGTTCATTGTTTTGGTCCTTAGTCACTGGTCATTTGTCATTTTCAGCTCGTACCGGCCCGCCTTAAAAAGCCGCGACACAAGGCCGCGACAAGCAAGGTGAACCAGGAACCCGAGACGAAACGACCAATGACTATTTGCCCGCGGCGAACGATTTCCCTTCCTTGCGGCGAACGACTTCGTTCTCGTAACGGACGCCCTTGCCCTTGTACGGTTCCGGCTTGCGGCTCGCGCGGATCTCCGCGGCGAACTGCCCGACGCGCTGCTTGTCCGCGCCGCTCACGATAATCGTGGTGGGGTCGGGCACTGCGACGGTGATCCCTTCGGGCGGGTTGTGAACGATACGGTTGGCATAGCCGACCGTCAGCTCGATCCCCTTGCCTTTGGCCGCCACCTGGAAGCCGACGCCCTCGACCTTGAGCTTCTTCTCGTAGCCCTTGGTGACGCCGACGACCATGTTATTGATGAGAGCACGGGTGAGACCGTGCAGCGCCCGGTTCTGGCGCACGTCGTCGGGGCGGCTGACTTTAATCACCTTCCCGTCGGACTCGATTTTCATGTTCGGGTGGGCGGTGATTTCGAGCTTGCCCTTCGGCCCCTCGACCTTCACGTTCCCGCCGGTCACCGCGACCTTCACCCCCGCGGGGATGGCAATCGGCTGCTTTCCGATACGCGACATCGATCTCTCCTCTGGCTTCGCCGGACACCAACACTACCAACGGGGTCCGGATCGCGGCCTACTTCTCACGCGAGGCGACTGACCCAATTAGCCGCCTTCATTTCCATTCCAACCGGCCGGCTCAGGCAATCACCACACGGTGCAGAGCACTTCGCCACCGACCTTGGCCTTCTTCGCCTGGCGATCGGACATCACGCCGCGGCTCGTCGACAGGATCGCGATACCGAGGCCATCGAGGACTCGCTTCACGTCCTTGTAGCCTTGATACACGCGGCGGCCGGGCTTGGAGTAGCGCTCGACGTGACGGATCACCCGCTCCCCGTCCGGGCCGTACTTCAAGAAGACTTGCAGAACGACGTGCGGCTCGCCGAGTTGATCGACTTCCTGGAAGTCCTTCTGCTTGCCGCCACCATCGACCTGCGTCTCGCTGTACTTGCCGGTACGGTAGCCGAGAATGAAGCCCTCTTCGAGCAGCACTTTCGCTACGGCGACTTTGAGCTTGGTGGCCGGCATCTCAACGAGCGGGCGCTCGATGCTGTTGGCGTTGCGGATGCGAGTCAGCATGTCCGCGATCGGGTCGGTCATCATGGTTCGGTTCCTCCCCGTTCGTGGTTACCAGGACGCCTTGCGCACACCGGGGATCAACCCGTCGCTGGCAAGTTTACGGAAGCAAATGCGGCAGCAGCCGAACTTGCGGTAAACCGCCCGCGAGCGGCCGCAGAGCTGGCACCGGCGGACGATTTTGACGAGCGTGCGCCCGGGGAGCACCTTCGCCGTGTCGCGCTGATCAACCGGCTTCTTCAGCTCGGCCTTGTGCTTCTCGACCGCGTCGAGTTGACGACGGTACTTCGCTTCTTTCGCGTTGGTTGACATCGCGTGGGGGTCTCGGTGCGGCGTTCCGACAGGGGCCTCGGAGTTACACACTCCGAGGAAGTCGGCCGTTCCACTATCTTGGTGAGCTACGGTCAGTGACCGCGACTCGCGAAATTACTTGGAGTCGTCGCGGAACGGCATCCCGAAGGCGCGAAGCAGTTCGCGAGCCTCGTCGTCGTTCCGAGTGGTCGTGACGAAAGTGATATCCATACCTTGCGTGAACGTCACCTTGTCCGGATCAATTTCGGGGAAAACCAGTTGTTCGGTCAGGCCCATGCTGTAATTGCCGTTGCCGTCGAAACTCTTCGGGTTGATCCCGCGGAAGTCGCGGATACGCGGCAGCGCGAGGTTGATGAGCCGGTCGAGGAACTCGTACATCCGCTTGCCGCGGAGCGTAACCCGGCACCCGATCTCGTAACCTTCGCGGAGGCGGAAACCGCTCACCGCCATACGAGCCTTGGTGATCTGAGCGCGTTGACCGGCAATCAGTCCGAGTTGTTCTGCGGCGACCTTCATCCGCTCTTTGTCCTGGAGCGCCTTGCCGACACCCATGTTCAGGACGATCTTCGAGAGCTTCGGCAGGCTCAGGCGGTTCGCACGTCCGAACTTCTGACCGAGCGCGGCGACGATCTCTTTGTTGTACTTTTCCTGGAGCCGCGGTGAAACGAGTTCGGGAGCAACTGCCATCTGAGTGTCCGCTAGTGCGACCTATGGCGAACCCACAGTAACGGGTTCGGTACGGGTCTCGGTTTAAAGTGACGCTCCGACTCGAACGAGCCGAACACCACCGTGAATCAACAACAAATCGCGAGAAGAGTGTTTCGGCTCACTTCTGTGTGACTTTGGCCTTCTTGAGCACGCGAATCCGGGTGCCGCTCTTCTTAGCGAAGAGTTCCTTGCTACCGTCCGGCAGACTCCGCACCCCGACGCGGGTCGGCACGCCTTGAACCGGATCGATGAGCATGACGTTCGAGGCGTCGACCGGCATCTCCTTGGAGAGCCGCCCGCCCTGCGGGTTCCGGCGAGACGGCTTCAAGTGCCGGTACACGCGGTTCACGCCCTCGACGACGACCTTGCCCTCGGAACGCAGGACGCGGAGCACCTTCCCGCGCGTGCCCTTGTCATCCCCGGCGATCACCTGAACCACATCATTCTTGCAAATGTACATTTCAGCCTCAATTTCAGATTTCTGACAGATTTAGATCCAGGATTGATGGCCACGAACCTCTCGATGCTGTCGAGGTGTGGCCACAATGCAATCTCAAATCTCAAATCTGAAATCACCAATCTCAGACGACTTCGGCCGCCAGACTGAGGATCTTATTGAACTTCGCCCGGAGTTCACGGGGAACCGCACCAAAGATACGGGTGCCGCGCGGGTTGTTGTCGTTGTCGAGCAGAACCAGAGCGTTGCGGTCGAACCGAACGTAGCTCCCGTCCTCGCGGCGGGTCGCGACGCGGGTCCGCACCACGACACCCTTCACCACGTCGCCCTGCTTCACGTCACCACCGGGCAGCGCCTTCTTCACGCTGGCCCGAATGATGTCCCCCAGGTACGCGACCCGGCGCTTGCTGCCGCCGAGCACCTGGATACACATCACTTCCTTCGCCCCGGTGTTGTCGGCCACATCGAGGTAGGTATACATCTGGATCATGGGTATCCCTCAACGGGACTTCAGATTGCAGATCTATGATTGGCGATCGCCCGGCAATGCACCGGGCGACCTCGAATCGGAAATCACAAACCTGAAATCGAGTCGGCTATTTCTTCTCAACGGTCGGGGCCGCGGCGTCGCTCCCGGCGACAGCACCTTCGAGGTTCGAGAGCGTGCGGCTCGGGGCACGCTTGACGACCTTCACCAGGTTCCAACGTTTGGTCTTCGACAGCGGCCGGCTCTCGACGATCTCGACCGTGTCGCCGAGGTGCGAGTCGTTCGCTTCGTCGTGGACGTAGCAGACGGTCCGGCGCTTGACGAACTTGCCGTACTTCGGGTGACGGACCAGGCGCTCGACCTCGACGCGGCGGGTCTTGGCCATCTTGTCGCGGGTCACGACGCCTTCGAGAACGCGGCGCCCGGTCGTCTTCTCGGCCGCCGCCGGTGTGTTCGTATCCGCCATTACTTACCACTCCCCTTCGGCGTGCTCTTTTTGGCGTCGGTCTTCTTCTCGCCGGCGGCGGGAGCCGCGGGCACCACCGGAGCGGGCGGCGCGATCGGGAGCGTCCCGCCCTTCGCGACGTAGAACCGCTTGAGGCGGGCGCCCTGACGGTGCGCAGTGCGCTTGCCGGGCAGACCCGCGTCTTCCTTCGCTTGGAGCGAGGCGATGCGGACGCTCAGTTGTTCGGTCGACAGGCCGCTGAGCTTACCCAGTTCCTTTTCCCGCTGGAGGGTGCGGATGCGAGCGATGTCGCGGCGCGCCTTGCGGATCTCCGACGGCGTTTCGAGCCGGTCGGTCGCCGACTGGAAGCGGAGCTGGAACAGGTGCTTTTCGGTATCCTTGAGGGCGAGCGACAGTTGTTCGTCGCTCATGCCCCGGAACTCTTTCATGCGGTTCGGCATCACCCACCTCGGTGAATTCAAGATCGCGGATGTACGGCTGAAGGTGCCTAGCGGCTCCGGTGTCTCGCGGACCCACGGCCCTCGCGCCGTCCGCCCAATCTCAAATCACGAATCTTCAGTCTCGAATCTTAGATGTTGGGGCGCCGGGTCACGAACCGGCACTTGAACGGCATCTTGTATGCTACGCGAGCCAAGCAGTCCTTGGCCGTGCTCTCGGGCACCCCGCCCAACTCGAAGAGCACCTGCCCGGGGCGGACGACCGCAGCCCAGTATTCCGGCTCGCCCTTACCCTTACCCATCCGGGTCTCTGCCGGGATGGAGGTAACCGGCTTGTGCGGGAACACGCGGATGTAGTACCGGCCCTCACCGGAGACGAACCGCGTCATGGTGACGCGCCCGCTCTCGATGCACTCGGCCGACAACCAGCCGCCCTCGAGCGTTTGCAGCCCGTAGTCCCCGTAGGCCACGTAGTTGCCGCGGTGCGCGTTGCCCTTGATCGGGCCGTTGTACTTGGCCCGGGTTGTCCGCGCGCGGACAACGCCGCGTTGTGCTTTGCGGTACTTGACCCGTTTGGGCATCTGTGGCATCGGCGCTGTCTCCCGTCAGATGGTCGCTGAAATCAGTTGCCCGCTTAGCCGTTATTGCGGGGGGCGCCGCCGCGCCGGGGGCGCCGCCGTTGGTTCTGACCGGCTTGTGCGTCGGTCGTGTCGGCGATGTCGCCGGTGAGATAGTCGCCCTGGTTCACCCAGGCCTTGATCCCGATGTTGCCCTGCGGCGTGACTGCCTCGGCGAATCCGTACTCGACCTTGCACCGGAGCGTCGAGAGCGGGATGGACCCTTCCATCCCCTTCTCGCACCGGGCCATTTCCGCACCGCCGAGCCGCCCGGAGAGCTGGAGCTTGACGCCCTTGGCGCCGCCCTCCATCGCCCGCTGCATGGCTTGCTTCATCGTGCGGCGGAAGCTGGCCCGCTTCTCGAGCTGTTCCGCGATGTCCTCAGCGATGAGCTGGGCGTCGATCTCCGGCCGGGTCACTTCGACGGTCTTCACCTCAATGTGCCGGCGGGTCAACTTCTCCAGCGCCTTCGTGAGCTTGTCGATCTTCTCGCCCTTCTTCCCGATGATCGCCCCGACGCGACTGCTGGTGACGACGACCGTCACGCGCTCGCGGGTGCGTTCGATCCGGATCTCGGCGATCGCGGGCCGCTGCTCCTTGCGGTCCTTCTTGTTCGTGAGGAACTTCTGGATGAACGCGCGGATCGCGACGTCTTCGAGAAGCAACTCGGCGAAGTCCTGCTTGCTGGCGTACCACGTGCTCCGCCACGGCCGCATGATGCCGGTTCGGAACCCTGTCGGTCGAACTTTCTGGCCCATGTCTATCCTCGCTCGCTTCGGTACCGCTCCCGTCCTCGCTCGCGGTGTCACCCGTGCAACACCGCACATTCGGAGGGCGCGGAAGGCGCGCCGCGGCTAAATCGTTCGCTGACAAACGTTGAAAACAAGTGAGGGGCCGGCCCCTCTGCCGGCCCCCGCGCCGCGATCGCGCGAACCGTCACGCGGTGGGCGCTGGTGCCGTTGCTGCCGGGGCTTCCGTCGCCGGAACCCCGACCGTCTCTTCGAGCGGATCGGACAGCGTCACGTGAATGTGTGACATCCGCCGCTTGATCTGGAACGCGGTCCCACGGGCACGCGGCTGGATCCGCTTGAACGTCGGCGCGCCGTCCACACGGCACTCCGAGACGATCAGGGCGTCCGGGTCCGGGCACTCGCGGTCGTCGGCGTTGCCGTAGGCGCTCTGGATCACGGCCAGGAGCAACTTCGCACTGCGGTTCGGGTAGAACCGCAGGAGCTGCAGCGCTTCGTCTACGTTTTTGCCGCGAACGAGGTCGGCGAACAACCGGATCTTCCGGGGGCCGACGTCCGCGAACCGGTGCAGAGCTTTATAGTCCATAGCAGTGTTCAGTTTCGGTGTTCAGTTTTCAGCATCCAGTTCGCGGCGTTCGATCAGTTAGCGTCACTTAGCGTGCCGACTGAAACCGAACGCTCAAAACCGAACAGGCTCACTACTTACCCGCCGGGGCCGCGGCCTTCTTACCGCCGGAGTGCCCCTTGAACGTCCGCGTCGGGGAGAACTCACCCAACTTGTGCCCGACCATGTCTTCGGTGCAGTACACCTTGACGAAGGTCTTGCCGTTGTGAACGAGGAACGTAGCCCCGATGAAGTCCGGCAGGATCGTGCAGTCACGCGCCCACGTCTTGATCGGTTCCCTGTTCGCGCCCTGCTGCTTCGTGACCTTGTCGAGGAGACGTTGGTCGAAGTGCGGGCCTTTCTTTAGTGACCGGCTCATACTCTACTCTCGCCTCTTGGACGCCTCTCGGACCGACCGCCGGCACAAAACGAAAACCCGGCTCTATCGGACCGGGACTATTACATCTATGAACAACTCGTGTGGAAGACCAGTTGTTTTTCGCCAACCGGTCGTTCCGCGTCACGCGGCCCCAGCGAACCACCGCGCCAAAATCACGCCGTGTTCTGGAACGGGCCCGCGGGCCGACGCCGAATGATCGCCTTGCCGCCGGGCTTCCGCTTGTGGCGGGTCTTGCCGCCCTTGGCGGGCACCGAGGTCGGCGAACACGGGTTACGACCACCAGCCGTCCGCCCCTCACCGCCGCCCATCGGGTGGTCGGTCGGGTTCATACTGGTACCGCGGTTGTGGGGCTTGCGCCCCTTCCAACGCATACGGCCGGCCTTGCCGATGCTGATGTTCATGTGCTCGGCGTTCGACACGGTCCCGATCGTCGCGCGGCACTTGTTCGGCACGCGGCGGATTTCGCCGCTCGGCATCGTGAGCTGCGCCCAGTCTTTTTCACGGGCCGTGAGCACCGCACCGCACCCGGCCGAGCGGCAGATCTGGCCGCCCTTGCCCGGTACCATCTCGATGTTGTGGACGGTCATGCCCAGGGGCACCTTCCACAGCGGCATGCAGTTGCCGGGCTTCGGTTCGACCGCGTCGGACTCACCGGAGATCACCTTGTCGCCGGCCTTCAAGCCGTTCGGCGCCAGGATGTAGGTCCGGGAGAACTCGTGCTTGTCGTCGCGCGGGTACTCGACCAGTGCGATGCGACTCGTGCGGTTCGGATCGTATTCGACCTGGATCACCGTCGCGGCCACGTTGTCGCGGGTCCGCTTGAAGTCGATCACCCGGTATCGCTGTTTGTGACCGCCGCCACGGAACCGCGTGGTGGTGATACCCTGGTTGTTGCGCCCGCCCTTTTTCTTCTTCGGCGCGAGCAGCGACTTCTCGGGCTTGTTCTCGCGCGGGAAGGTGCAGTCCGCGAAGTCGGACACCATCCCGGAGCGGCGGCCCGCAGAAGTCGGTTTGTATTGCTTGATACCCATTGCTTCGCCCGTTAATTTCTGATTGAAGACTTCTGATTGATGATCTCAATCAGGCCGCGACCAACCACGCCTCAGCCAGCAATCGAGAATCGCAACTCTGAAATCTCAGATCAAAAGAACTCAATCTTGTCTTCTTCGTTCAGCGTAACGATGGCCTTCTTCCACGTCGGGAGCTGGCCCATCGCCTGGCGGAACCGCCGTTTCTTGCCCTCGCGCACTTGAGTGCGGACGCCCTCGACCTTCACGTTGAACAGTTCCTCGACCGCCGCCTTGATCTGAGTCTTGGTGGCGAGCGGGTTCACCTGGAACGTGTAGGCGTTGTACCGCGTGCTCTGGTGCGTGCCCTTTTCGGTCACGAGCGGGCGGAGCACCACTTGGTACGAGCGCAGCTCGATACCCGATTCGCCGTGGACGCACGGCTGGCGGAGCGCCAACTTCCGCCGGTATTTCTTCGGTTTCGGTCGTGTCGTAGCCATGACGAAGTACCCGGTACCAAGTTCCCGTTCGATGACAACGTTTCAGGTTCCGCCAACTTGGAACGTGGAACCCGAAACGACCGGAACTACTTACTTCTTGCCGGCGGCCCGGAGCGACTCCAGCGCGGAGCGAGTCAGCACAAGGCGTCGTTGCTTCAGCACGGTGTAGCAGTTGAATTCCGCGGCCGGTAGGACTTTCACGCCCTGAATGTTGCGGGCCGACTTGTACACGTTCTGGTCGAGCTTGTCGGTGCCGATGAGGACGGTCGTGTCCAGCAGCGTCACGTCCTGCTCGCCCTTCTCCGTCGTCTTCTTGCCGATCTTGATGGCCTTCAGGACGCCGGTCATTTCTTTCGTCTTCGGCGCCGCCATCGTCAGGTCGTCGATGATGATCGCTTGCTTGTCGAGGAGCTTCGACAGCACGGCCATCCGCGTCGCGGCCTTCACCGCCTTCTTCGGCAGGTGGTATTCGTAGTCGCGCGGCTTCGGTCCCTTGGCGGTACCACCACCGCGACGCTTGTTCGTGCGCTTCGTACCGGCGCGAGCATTACCGGTGCCCTTTTGCCGGAACAGTTTCTTGGTGCTACCGGCCACCTGACCGCGGCGAAGCGTGTGGTGGGTACCGGCACGCTGGTTGGCGAGGTACATCAGCACAACGTCGTGCATCAGTTGCCGGCTAATCTTCCCGCCGAACTCGGCCGGATCGATGGTCACCGTGCCAACTTCTTCGCCGGCGCGGTTCACGACCGGCACCGTGATCGAAGTCGCAACTTCGATGTGACGGGCAACGGGAGCCACGGCCCCGGTTTCCGGGGTTTCCGGTGTGGTGCTATCAGCCATTATTCAGCCACTCCAAACCCTGCCGTCGCCGGCTTGCCCGGCGGAACCGCGGTGTTGACTTCGCCTATCGGTTTAGCGACGGGAGATGTCGGCGGTGAAGCGGGGTCGTTTTCTCGCGTGAAACCGCCCGCTTGGGTCTCCGATCGGAGGGCCGCAGCGGGCGGGAGTTAATCTTTGTACCGCGCGTATCAGCAGAGACAACTCAATTTCTACAGAACCCGTTTTCTTACGCGCCCGTGATGACGCGGATCTTGATGTCCACGCCCGGGGGCAGGTTGAGGCCCTTGTTCAGCGCCTCGATGGTCTTCTGGTTCGGCTTCAGAATGTCGATGAGCCGCTTGTGGGTGCGGATCTCGAACTGCTCGCGGCTCTTGCGGTCGATGTGCGGCGATCGCAGCACCGTGTACCGCTCCACGCGAGTCGGCAGCGGGATCGGCCCGTGGACTTCCGCCTGGTTGTCGCGCGCGGTCTTCACGATCTCCGACGCGGTGCGGTCGAGCACCTCGTGATCGTAGCCTTCCATGCGGATGCGAATGCGTTCACCAGTTGGTCCGGCCACGATTGCTCCTCGGCTCACTTCGCCGCAGTCCGGCTGTTCAAAATTCAGGAAAGTATAAACGTAAGGGTTATACGCGCGAGCGTCAAGGGAATGGGAACAATAGGAAGCGCGAGACGGTGCAAATCCGATCAAGGCATGTTGGCCACAACAAGAAACAAGGGGGCACAAAAGGAAACCCGGAATTGCACGGAACGGAATGCCGTTCAACGCTCCGAGTTCCTTTTTTGCCCCGAACGGCGCGGGCATGCTCCAGTTGCCCGTGTTTTTGCTTCGTATTCGCTCCGGGGTATCGGTCGAGTACCCGTTTCAAAGTAGTCGCACCAAACTCGCCGGAAGGCGATTCCATTTTCCCGATCGTCCCACCGTTCAGCGGAACGCGGAAAACCAATTCTGTTTCGGTTTTTCGCCACTCAATCGCACTGATACGCATGCGAATCACTCAAATTTTCGCCTTCTGTGCACACTAATCGCGAAGCGCGAGAGACATATCAAACGAAACCGCCCCGTGCCTCGTCTTACTGTTGGCTCCCATTTAGACGCCGCACACGGGTGATTTCATGCCGAAGGCACGCATCATAGTTGTGGAAGACGAGCCAGCTATTCGCCGGGGCGTGTCCGACGCGCTCCGTTTAA
This region of Gemmata massiliana genomic DNA includes:
- the rpmC gene encoding 50S ribosomal protein L29 → MPNRMKEFRGMSDEQLSLALKDTEKHLFQLRFQSATDRLETPSEIRKARRDIARIRTLQREKELGKLSGLSTEQLSVRIASLQAKEDAGLPGKRTAHRQGARLKRFYVAKGGTLPIAPPAPVVPAAPAAGEKKTDAKKSTPKGSGK
- the rplB gene encoding 50S ribosomal protein L2; protein product: MGIKQYKPTSAGRRSGMVSDFADCTFPRENKPEKSLLAPKKKKGGRNNQGITTTRFRGGGHKQRYRVIDFKRTRDNVAATVIQVEYDPNRTSRIALVEYPRDDKHEFSRTYILAPNGLKAGDKVISGESDAVEPKPGNCMPLWKVPLGMTVHNIEMVPGKGGQICRSAGCGAVLTAREKDWAQLTMPSGEIRRVPNKCRATIGTVSNAEHMNISIGKAGRMRWKGRKPHNRGTSMNPTDHPMGGGEGRTAGGRNPCSPTSVPAKGGKTRHKRKPGGKAIIRRRPAGPFQNTA
- the rpsH gene encoding 30S ribosomal protein S8 → MMTDPIADMLTRIRNANSIERPLVEMPATKLKVAVAKVLLEEGFILGYRTGKYSETQVDGGGKQKDFQEVDQLGEPHVVLQVFLKYGPDGERVIRHVERYSKPGRRVYQGYKDVKRVLDGLGIAILSTSRGVMSDRQAKKAKVGGEVLCTVW
- the rplX gene encoding 50S ribosomal protein L24, with product MYICKNDVVQVIAGDDKGTRGKVLRVLRSEGKVVVEGVNRVYRHLKPSRRNPQGGRLSKEMPVDASNVMLIDPVQGVPTRVGVRSLPDGSKELFAKKSGTRIRVLKKAKVTQK
- the rplP gene encoding 50S ribosomal protein L16, whose product is MPQMPKRVKYRKAQRGVVRARTTRAKYNGPIKGNAHRGNYVAYGDYGLQTLEGGWLSAECIESGRVTMTRFVSGEGRYYIRVFPHKPVTSIPAETRMGKGKGEPEYWAAVVRPGQVLFELGGVPESTAKDCLARVAYKMPFKCRFVTRRPNI
- the rpsJ gene encoding 30S ribosomal protein S10 encodes the protein MAGPTGERIRIRMEGYDHEVLDRTASEIVKTARDNQAEVHGPIPLPTRVERYTVLRSPHIDRKSREQFEIRTHKRLIDILKPNQKTIEALNKGLNLPPGVDIKIRVITGA
- the rplE gene encoding 50S ribosomal protein L5; translation: MAVAPELVSPRLQEKYNKEIVAALGQKFGRANRLSLPKLSKIVLNMGVGKALQDKERMKVAAEQLGLIAGQRAQITKARMAVSGFRLREGYEIGCRVTLRGKRMYEFLDRLINLALPRIRDFRGINPKSFDGNGNYSMGLTEQLVFPEIDPDKVTFTQGMDITFVTTTRNDDEARELLRAFGMPFRDDSK
- the rplD gene encoding 50S ribosomal protein L4, coding for MADSTTPETPETGAVAPVARHIEVATSITVPVVNRAGEEVGTVTIDPAEFGGKISRQLMHDVVLMYLANQRAGTHHTLRRGQVAGSTKKLFRQKGTGNARAGTKRTNKRRGGGTAKGPKPRDYEYHLPKKAVKAATRMAVLSKLLDKQAIIIDDLTMAAPKTKEMTGVLKAIKIGKKTTEKGEQDVTLLDTTVLIGTDKLDQNVYKSARNIQGVKVLPAAEFNCYTVLKQRRLVLTRSALESLRAAGKK
- the rplV gene encoding 50S ribosomal protein L22; this encodes MDYKALHRFADVGPRKIRLFADLVRGKNVDEALQLLRFYPNRSAKLLLAVIQSAYGNADDRECPDPDALIVSECRVDGAPTFKRIQPRARGTAFQIKRRMSHIHVTLSDPLEETVGVPATEAPAATAPAPTA
- the rplF gene encoding 50S ribosomal protein L6; this translates as MSRIGKQPIAIPAGVKVAVTGGNVKVEGPKGKLEITAHPNMKIESDGKVIKVSRPDDVRQNRALHGLTRALINNMVVGVTKGYEKKLKVEGVGFQVAAKGKGIELTVGYANRIVHNPPEGITVAVPDPTTIIVSGADKQRVGQFAAEIRASRKPEPYKGKGVRYENEVVRRKEGKSFAAGK
- the rpsS gene encoding 30S ribosomal protein S19, which codes for MSRSLKKGPHFDQRLLDKVTKQQGANREPIKTWARDCTILPDFIGATFLVHNGKTFVKVYCTEDMVGHKLGEFSPTRTFKGHSGGKKAAAPAGK
- the rplW gene encoding 50S ribosomal protein L23, coding for MATTRPKPKKYRRKLALRQPCVHGESGIELRSYQVVLRPLVTEKGTHQSTRYNAYTFQVNPLATKTQIKAAVEELFNVKVEGVRTQVREGKKRRFRQAMGQLPTWKKAIVTLNEEDKIEFF
- the rpsQ gene encoding 30S ribosomal protein S17, which translates into the protein MADTNTPAAAEKTTGRRVLEGVVTRDKMAKTRRVEVERLVRHPKYGKFVKRRTVCYVHDEANDSHLGDTVEIVESRPLSKTKRWNLVKVVKRAPSRTLSNLEGAVAGSDAAAPTVEKK
- the rpsC gene encoding 30S ribosomal protein S3; its protein translation is MGQKVRPTGFRTGIMRPWRSTWYASKQDFAELLLEDVAIRAFIQKFLTNKKDRKEQRPAIAEIRIERTRERVTVVVTSSRVGAIIGKKGEKIDKLTKALEKLTRRHIEVKTVEVTRPEIDAQLIAEDIAEQLEKRASFRRTMKQAMQRAMEGGAKGVKLQLSGRLGGAEMARCEKGMEGSIPLSTLRCKVEYGFAEAVTPQGNIGIKAWVNQGDYLTGDIADTTDAQAGQNQRRRPRRGGAPRNNG
- the rplN gene encoding 50S ribosomal protein L14, encoding MIQMYTYLDVADNTGAKEVMCIQVLGGSKRRVAYLGDIIRASVKKALPGGDVKQGDVVKGVVVRTRVATRREDGSYVRFDRNALVLLDNDNNPRGTRIFGAVPRELRAKFNKILSLAAEVV